The Algoriphagus sanaruensis genome window below encodes:
- a CDS encoding TetR/AcrR family transcriptional regulator, whose translation MAKEKNKEKLILDSAVELFTTKGFNATRMEDVAKKAGISKGLTYFYYKNKEDLFMALTKKAFDQFKEEFRESFRSKGKNGLEMITDLVQRIWVFAKEQPVYYQAILHFLDVMKKYTNPKLRHEIDPLILDSVHFQKLLDLHHEPARIGIQMVSQGIKDGSIRPELQPEITFYTIWSMIIGFEKMSGPIEYEGKETKISPESWQPGFIKLMQDMLKGTFQASKPQIVQASLF comes from the coding sequence ATGGCAAAAGAGAAAAATAAAGAAAAATTGATCCTTGATTCAGCTGTAGAACTATTTACTACCAAGGGCTTCAATGCTACTCGTATGGAAGATGTAGCCAAAAAAGCTGGGATCAGTAAAGGGCTAACCTATTTTTATTATAAAAATAAAGAGGATCTATTTATGGCTTTAACCAAAAAGGCCTTCGACCAATTCAAGGAGGAGTTTCGAGAATCCTTCAGATCAAAAGGTAAAAATGGCTTAGAAATGATCACCGATTTGGTCCAGCGAATCTGGGTATTTGCAAAAGAACAACCGGTGTATTATCAAGCGATACTACATTTTTTGGATGTCATGAAAAAATACACCAACCCTAAACTTCGGCATGAAATCGATCCACTTATTTTAGATTCTGTGCATTTCCAAAAACTTCTTGATTTGCACCATGAGCCTGCTCGAATAGGAATCCAGATGGTTTCTCAAGGAATCAAAGATGGTAGCATTCGTCCTGAATTACAGCCTGAAATCACCTTCTACACCATCTGGAGTATGATTATTGGGTTTGAAAAAATGAGCGGACCTATTGAGTATGAGGGAAAAGAAACTAAAATTAGCCCTGAATCTTGGCAGCCTGGATTTATAAAATTAATGCAGGACATGCTCAAAGGAACCTTCCAAGCAAGTAAGCCTCAAATAGTTCAAGCAAGCCTTTTCTAA
- the tyrS gene encoding tyrosine--tRNA ligase, with the protein MNSFIEELRWRGMLQDMTPEIEEHLTKGMASAYLGFDPTADSLHIGHLVGVMTLLHFQRAGHKPFALVGGATGMIGDPSFKSAERNLLDKATLDQNVTCIQNQLSKFLDFSGGTPNKAELVNNYDWMSQFSFLDFIRDIGKHITVNYMMSKDSVKRRLEDGNGLSFTEFSYQLIQGYDFYHLWKNQNCTIQLGGSDQWGNIVTGTELIRRMGGGSAYALTVPLITKADGTKFGKTESGSVWLDPEKTSPYAFYQFWLNVSDEDASKYIRIFTVLDRATIEGLEAEHAQAPHLRILQKEIAKQVTSMVHSVEDYEMAVKASEILFGKSSTEDLASLDERTFLAVFDGVPQVQLSAQEFDSIENVLDLFGEKTQSQIFPSKGEARKMIQGGGVSINKEKLADPNAPLSFNLLQGKYLLIQKGKKNYFILEVK; encoded by the coding sequence ATGAATTCATTTATCGAAGAGCTAAGATGGAGAGGAATGCTCCAGGACATGACACCAGAAATCGAAGAACACCTCACCAAAGGGATGGCTTCTGCATATTTGGGTTTTGATCCTACTGCAGATTCTTTGCATATCGGCCATCTTGTGGGAGTGATGACCCTGTTGCACTTTCAACGTGCAGGGCATAAACCATTTGCGCTTGTGGGTGGTGCTACGGGGATGATCGGAGATCCTTCCTTTAAGTCAGCTGAACGGAATCTCTTGGATAAAGCGACACTTGATCAAAACGTCACCTGTATCCAAAATCAACTCTCAAAGTTTCTTGACTTTTCAGGTGGTACCCCCAATAAGGCTGAGTTGGTCAATAACTATGACTGGATGTCCCAATTTTCATTTTTGGATTTCATCCGTGATATCGGAAAGCATATCACTGTCAACTACATGATGTCCAAGGATAGTGTAAAACGCAGGTTGGAAGATGGAAATGGACTTTCTTTTACAGAGTTTAGTTACCAATTGATTCAGGGGTACGATTTCTATCATCTATGGAAAAATCAAAACTGTACCATTCAATTGGGCGGTTCTGACCAATGGGGAAATATCGTCACCGGCACAGAGCTAATTCGGAGAATGGGTGGAGGAAGTGCTTATGCTCTTACTGTTCCCTTGATTACCAAAGCTGACGGGACGAAGTTTGGCAAGACAGAAAGTGGATCTGTTTGGCTGGACCCTGAGAAGACTTCTCCATATGCATTCTACCAATTCTGGCTCAATGTATCTGATGAAGATGCATCGAAGTATATCCGAATTTTCACAGTCCTTGACCGAGCAACTATAGAAGGACTTGAGGCTGAACATGCGCAAGCACCTCACCTTCGAATCCTTCAGAAGGAAATTGCTAAGCAAGTCACTAGCATGGTTCATAGTGTGGAAGATTATGAAATGGCTGTAAAAGCTTCTGAAATATTGTTTGGTAAATCGTCCACAGAAGACCTAGCTTCCCTTGACGAGCGAACTTTCTTGGCGGTATTTGATGGAGTTCCTCAAGTACAGCTAAGTGCTCAAGAGTTTGATTCTATAGAGAATGTTTTAGATCTATTTGGAGAAAAAACTCAGAGCCAGATCTTTCCATCAAAAGGTGAAGCTCGAAAAATGATCCAGGGCGGTGGTGTCAGTATCAATAAAGAAAAACTAGCCGATCCTAATGCTCCCTTAAGCTTCAATTTGTTACAAGGCAAATATCTTCTCATTCAAAAGGGCAAAAAGAACTACTTTATTTTAGAGGTAAAATAA
- a CDS encoding SDR family NAD(P)-dependent oxidoreductase, producing MDLSSVFSLEGKVALITGASKGIGFGIAEIFAAAGAKVIISSRKQDALDEMANQLNAKGYEVTGIACNVGNMEELPRLVDKSVEKYGTIDILVNNAATNPVFGPVHETSLEAFDKIMNVNVKAAFELCRLCFPYLRKSSGASVINISSIGGISPEQGLGIYSVSKAALISLTKVFAKEWGEAKIRVNAICPGLIQTKFSEALWSNEKIMAMIMKQLAIKRAGTSEEIGAMALFLASSASSYTTGGVFTADGGFTI from the coding sequence ATGGATTTATCTTCAGTTTTTTCTTTAGAAGGAAAAGTCGCCCTTATCACAGGAGCTAGCAAAGGAATCGGATTTGGTATTGCGGAAATCTTTGCTGCTGCTGGTGCAAAAGTGATCATCAGCAGCCGAAAACAAGATGCTTTGGACGAAATGGCCAATCAACTTAATGCCAAAGGCTACGAAGTAACTGGCATCGCATGTAATGTTGGAAACATGGAAGAACTCCCGAGGTTAGTCGACAAATCCGTGGAGAAATATGGAACTATAGATATTTTGGTTAATAATGCCGCAACAAATCCAGTCTTTGGTCCAGTTCATGAAACTAGTTTGGAAGCATTTGACAAAATCATGAATGTAAATGTTAAGGCTGCATTTGAGCTTTGTCGGCTTTGTTTTCCTTATTTGAGAAAATCCTCTGGAGCTTCCGTGATCAATATTTCCAGTATTGGTGGTATTTCACCGGAACAGGGACTTGGCATTTATTCTGTTTCAAAAGCAGCCTTGATCTCCCTGACTAAGGTTTTTGCCAAAGAATGGGGAGAAGCAAAAATCAGAGTCAATGCAATTTGCCCAGGATTGATTCAAACCAAGTTTTCAGAGGCCCTTTGGTCCAATGAAAAAATTATGGCTATGATCATGAAGCAACTAGCCATCAAGCGCGCTGGTACCTCTGAAGAAATTGGAGCGATGGCCTTGTTTTTGGCTTCATCTGCGTCCTCCTATACTACTGGAGGAGTATTTACTGCAGACGGAGGCTTTACAATTTAA
- a CDS encoding 3-hydroxyacyl-CoA dehydrogenase: MTIKKICILGAGTLGSRIALQSAISGFTVTVYDIHQKSLDFSQRTMEKIVKQLAKSGQISETEISAIFSRIKFTLDAKEAVADADLINESVTEEIEIKKKVWKQFGEIAPEKTWFTTNTSYLLPSMFAEESGRPAKFCAFHFHDVFYSRVVDIMPHPGTDPVMIPMLEELGRKLNQVPVLVKKENPGYIFNTMLMALIGAAGKLLTREVGSIEDIDKSWMVNFHMAMGPFGILDSIGLDTAWHVTHKLPDAASQAFAALLKTYIDEGKLGEKSGKGFYSYPNPAYRNPDFIR, translated from the coding sequence ATGACCATTAAGAAAATATGTATACTCGGAGCAGGAACCTTGGGTTCTCGCATAGCTCTTCAATCAGCCATTTCAGGATTCACAGTAACAGTGTATGATATCCATCAAAAATCCTTGGATTTCAGCCAACGAACTATGGAGAAAATAGTGAAGCAATTGGCGAAATCAGGGCAAATTTCTGAAACCGAGATTTCAGCAATTTTTTCCAGAATTAAATTTACCCTAGATGCCAAGGAAGCTGTGGCAGATGCAGATTTGATCAATGAAAGTGTCACTGAGGAGATCGAAATCAAGAAAAAAGTCTGGAAGCAATTTGGAGAGATCGCACCTGAAAAAACTTGGTTTACCACCAATACTTCCTATCTCCTTCCCTCCATGTTTGCTGAAGAAAGCGGTCGGCCAGCTAAATTTTGTGCTTTCCATTTTCATGACGTGTTTTATTCTAGGGTAGTAGATATTATGCCCCATCCAGGAACTGACCCTGTGATGATTCCCATGTTGGAAGAATTAGGAAGAAAATTGAATCAGGTACCTGTTTTGGTTAAAAAGGAAAATCCTGGCTACATATTCAATACCATGCTGATGGCATTAATTGGAGCAGCAGGGAAACTTTTGACTCGAGAAGTGGGAAGTATTGAAGACATCGATAAATCTTGGATGGTTAATTTCCACATGGCAATGGGTCCTTTTGGAATCTTAGACTCCATTGGATTAGATACCGCATGGCATGTCACCCATAAATTACCAGATGCTGCTTCTCAAGCCTTTGCGGCACTCTTAAAAACATACATTGACGAGGGAAAATTGGGGGAAAAATCAGGGAAAGGATTCTATTCGTACCCAAATCCTGCTTATCGAAATCCTGACTTTATCCGATGA
- a CDS encoding acyl-CoA dehydrogenase family protein: MHSTQNFPQEHLPALLSQYRQFVSEELFPIDLKVVQGPFRSFLPQLETLRNKAKSLGIFAPHLSKEDGGVGLNLVQFAQVSEILGQSPIGHYVFNCAAPDIGNMELLHLFGSEEQKQIWLAPLQKGELRSCFAMTEPAMPGSNPIHLGTTAIKEGNEYVINGHKWFTTAADGAKFTIVMAVTNPEADSPYQRASMILVPLDNPGYRLIRNIPIMGEAGEDYLSHGEVEFVNCRVPVTNLIGKEGQGFALAQERLGPGRIHHCMRWIGICERVFDLMCKRAISRKLDPEKPLAEKQTIQNWIAESKAEIKASRLMVMDTATQMQALGAKAVKEDISTIKFFVADVLMKVIDRAIQVHGALGITDDTLLSFWYRHERGARIYDGPDEVHKSALARSILKNYLGK; encoded by the coding sequence ATGCATTCTACCCAAAATTTCCCGCAGGAACACCTTCCTGCCCTACTTAGTCAATACCGTCAATTTGTTAGCGAAGAATTATTCCCAATTGATCTTAAAGTTGTTCAAGGTCCCTTTCGATCATTTCTTCCTCAACTTGAGACACTTAGAAATAAAGCCAAATCATTAGGAATTTTTGCTCCTCACCTTTCAAAAGAGGACGGAGGAGTTGGTTTGAATCTCGTTCAGTTTGCTCAAGTTTCTGAGATTCTAGGACAAAGCCCAATTGGACATTACGTGTTCAACTGTGCTGCCCCAGATATCGGAAACATGGAATTGCTTCATCTTTTTGGGTCAGAGGAACAAAAGCAAATTTGGCTCGCCCCCCTTCAAAAAGGCGAACTCCGTTCCTGCTTTGCCATGACCGAGCCAGCCATGCCGGGAAGCAATCCTATCCATCTAGGAACAACTGCCATTAAAGAAGGCAATGAATATGTCATCAATGGGCATAAATGGTTTACGACTGCTGCAGATGGGGCCAAGTTTACCATCGTCATGGCGGTGACCAATCCAGAAGCGGATTCCCCCTACCAGCGAGCCAGTATGATTCTTGTCCCTTTGGACAATCCGGGATACCGATTAATTCGAAACATTCCCATCATGGGGGAAGCCGGTGAGGATTACCTTTCTCACGGTGAGGTAGAATTCGTGAATTGTAGAGTACCTGTTACCAACCTTATTGGAAAGGAAGGCCAAGGTTTTGCGCTGGCACAAGAAAGACTTGGACCAGGTCGAATTCATCACTGCATGCGATGGATAGGAATATGCGAACGAGTTTTTGATTTAATGTGCAAACGTGCCATTTCTCGAAAATTGGACCCAGAAAAACCATTAGCTGAGAAACAAACCATTCAGAACTGGATTGCAGAAAGTAAAGCAGAAATCAAAGCAAGTCGTTTGATGGTAATGGATACGGCAACTCAAATGCAAGCACTTGGAGCGAAGGCAGTCAAGGAGGACATTTCCACCATAAAATTCTTTGTAGCCGATGTATTGATGAAAGTTATCGATCGAGCGATTCAAGTTCATGGAGCACTCGGAATTACAGATGACACGCTACTTTCATTTTGGTATAGACATGAGCGTGGGGCAAGAATCTATGATGGTCCAGATGAAGTCCACAAATCTGCCTTGGCTAGAAGTATTCTAAAAAATTACCTAGGGAAATGA
- a CDS encoding zinc-dependent alcohol dehydrogenase family protein, whose product MKELIFDQTGLPEQVLQLKESPIPTPKAHEVLIRVKARNINPSDIMFIRGMYGITPKLPSSAGFEASGVVEKGDETGMVKSGTRVMFTAIGTWKEYVCVPAAMVIPIPPQMSDEIACQAFVNPMTAYGMIAESGLQAGEWLMITAGASAFGKFAIQMAKSKGIKVVATVRHDSQKQLLQDLGADLVVNSDSEKIQKVVPEQTEGGVHVVFDAVGGMVGAKALSTLRPKGKMMVFGALALENMPINSGLLIFKNLTISGFWLSTWVEELSVENRMNAFQAVFGFLLKDDSQVDIAGKYPLEDFQAALATYQTPGRNGKILLVSE is encoded by the coding sequence ATGAAAGAGCTGATTTTTGACCAAACCGGTTTGCCAGAGCAAGTGCTTCAGTTAAAAGAGAGTCCTATTCCTACCCCTAAAGCCCATGAAGTATTGATTCGGGTGAAAGCCAGAAATATCAACCCTTCTGATATCATGTTTATTCGAGGCATGTATGGCATTACTCCCAAACTCCCAAGTAGTGCTGGATTTGAGGCTAGTGGGGTAGTGGAAAAGGGTGATGAAACTGGAATGGTAAAATCTGGTACGCGAGTGATGTTTACAGCTATTGGTACTTGGAAGGAATATGTCTGTGTTCCTGCAGCCATGGTCATTCCAATTCCTCCCCAAATGTCAGATGAAATTGCATGTCAGGCTTTCGTTAATCCAATGACTGCCTATGGAATGATAGCTGAATCTGGACTTCAGGCAGGCGAATGGTTGATGATAACTGCCGGTGCATCTGCCTTTGGGAAATTTGCAATTCAAATGGCCAAATCGAAAGGAATAAAAGTAGTCGCTACAGTTCGTCACGATAGCCAGAAGCAATTATTGCAGGATTTGGGTGCTGACCTAGTGGTCAATTCAGACTCGGAGAAAATTCAAAAAGTGGTTCCAGAACAAACTGAGGGAGGTGTACATGTGGTTTTTGATGCTGTAGGAGGAATGGTAGGAGCTAAAGCTCTTTCAACTCTAAGACCGAAAGGTAAAATGATGGTATTTGGGGCCTTAGCTTTGGAGAATATGCCCATCAATAGTGGGCTACTGATATTCAAAAATTTAACCATAAGTGGGTTTTGGTTAAGTACATGGGTTGAAGAGTTATCCGTAGAAAATCGTATGAATGCGTTTCAAGCTGTCTTTGGATTCTTACTAAAGGATGATTCTCAAGTTGATATTGCTGGGAAATATCCTTTGGAGGATTTTCAAGCTGCCTTAGCCACCTATCAAACACCAGGTCGGAATGGAAAAATCCTCTTGGTTAGTGAATAA
- a CDS encoding amidohydrolase family protein, with translation MGIRHLFIGFLVASWTLACSSKTEVDLLIKSASIIDLEHETINPNQVILVNKDRIVMTGGDSLLSQYEGKLEIDAKSNFVLPGLWDNHVHFGGAEYIDENEQLLPLYLSFGVTAVRDAAGDIALEVLKWKQEIADGKRIGPRIFTSGPKIEGINSIWPGDLEIGSEEELDNALDSLEKLNVDFIKITDNALSADLFLSATKKAKKRGWAVSGHVHPGLTLQEISEAGLSTIEHQGYLLRASTSEEAKIRAGRLSGTLSAEQANQIQLETLFDSVALANFRLFAQQGTGIVPTLLISRNIAYLDSLDFSKDTIMNYLGPKLKESYQWRIDRYAKEDPAARLIRKKQFEASARLLPLVQQSGMKIIAGTDAGYLNTYDFPGLAIHRELSLMVDYGLTPGQALSASILNGPSYFGLEKDYGSISKGKKASFILLRLNPLENISNTLSLEGVVNEGKFYSRNDLDKMLLDIKEWVRQKEMSN, from the coding sequence ATGGGGATCCGTCATTTATTCATCGGATTTCTCGTTGCAAGTTGGACTTTGGCATGTTCTTCAAAAACTGAAGTTGACTTACTCATTAAATCAGCTTCTATTATTGACCTTGAACATGAAACAATCAATCCTAACCAAGTAATCTTGGTGAATAAGGATCGAATCGTGATGACAGGAGGCGACAGCCTCCTTAGCCAATACGAGGGTAAATTAGAAATTGACGCAAAGTCAAATTTTGTGCTACCCGGCTTATGGGATAATCATGTTCACTTTGGAGGAGCTGAGTATATCGATGAAAACGAACAATTGCTACCCCTTTACCTTAGTTTTGGTGTAACTGCTGTACGAGATGCTGCAGGTGATATAGCTCTTGAAGTGCTGAAATGGAAACAAGAGATCGCTGATGGGAAGCGAATTGGTCCAAGAATTTTCACTTCAGGACCAAAAATCGAGGGAATCAATTCGATTTGGCCAGGTGATCTGGAAATTGGTTCTGAAGAAGAATTAGATAATGCCCTTGATTCTCTTGAAAAGCTTAATGTTGATTTTATAAAAATCACAGACAATGCGCTCTCGGCAGACTTATTTTTATCTGCTACCAAAAAGGCAAAAAAAAGAGGGTGGGCTGTATCTGGTCATGTTCATCCTGGATTAACACTTCAGGAAATTTCCGAAGCTGGACTGTCTACTATCGAGCACCAAGGCTATCTTCTTAGAGCTTCAACTTCCGAAGAGGCCAAAATCAGAGCCGGAAGATTATCTGGTACACTTAGCGCTGAACAAGCCAATCAAATTCAACTGGAAACACTTTTTGATTCGGTTGCTTTGGCAAATTTCAGGTTGTTTGCCCAGCAAGGAACAGGCATCGTCCCTACCCTTCTTATTAGTCGAAATATTGCCTATCTCGATTCTTTGGACTTCTCCAAGGACACCATCATGAATTACTTGGGGCCTAAACTAAAAGAAAGTTATCAGTGGAGAATTGACCGATACGCAAAAGAAGATCCCGCAGCCAGATTAATACGGAAAAAACAATTTGAGGCATCAGCAAGGCTCTTACCACTAGTTCAACAATCCGGAATGAAAATTATTGCAGGAACTGATGCTGGTTATTTAAATACCTATGACTTTCCAGGCTTGGCTATTCATCGTGAATTGTCATTGATGGTAGATTATGGATTAACTCCTGGCCAAGCACTTTCTGCCTCCATTTTAAACGGGCCATCCTATTTCGGATTAGAAAAAGATTATGGTTCTATTTCAAAAGGAAAAAAGGCAAGTTTTATCCTACTAAGGTTAAACCCATTAGAAAACATTTCAAATACCTTGAGCCTTGAAGGAGTCGTCAATGAAGGAAAATTCTATTCTAGAAATGATCTCGACAAAATGCTTTTAGACATCAAAGAATGGGTAAGGCAAAAAGAAATGAGCAACTAA
- the trmB gene encoding tRNA (guanosine(46)-N7)-methyltransferase TrmB: MSRKKLVRFAQNEANPNVIQAGKPLFESIKGNWHEVQFQNSNPIVVELACGRGEFTVGLGREYPHQNFIGVDIKGSRIWKGSSTATAEGLNNVSFLRTQIQNLDQFFAEGEIAELWITFPDPFPRDGDEKRRLTSPKFLDMYKPLIQKQGLVHFKTDNTGLFDYTLELVQSREDIQVIAFTHDFYQSEMKDDHHGIKTRYEKIFSEKGEKIKYLKFQFIG; the protein is encoded by the coding sequence ATGAGCAGAAAAAAGCTGGTTCGCTTCGCCCAAAATGAAGCCAATCCCAATGTAATCCAAGCTGGTAAGCCTCTTTTTGAATCTATCAAAGGAAACTGGCATGAAGTGCAGTTTCAAAATTCCAATCCAATCGTGGTTGAATTGGCCTGTGGTCGAGGAGAATTTACGGTAGGACTTGGTCGAGAATATCCGCATCAAAACTTTATTGGAGTGGATATCAAGGGGAGCCGTATCTGGAAAGGGAGTTCAACTGCGACTGCCGAGGGATTGAATAATGTGTCTTTTTTAAGAACTCAAATTCAAAATCTGGATCAGTTTTTTGCTGAAGGTGAAATCGCTGAGCTTTGGATTACGTTCCCTGATCCATTTCCTAGAGACGGAGACGAAAAGAGACGATTGACCTCGCCAAAGTTTTTGGACATGTATAAGCCACTCATTCAAAAACAAGGTCTCGTCCATTTCAAGACGGATAATACAGGACTATTTGACTATACACTCGAGTTAGTTCAATCTAGAGAGGATATCCAGGTAATTGCGTTCACCCATGATTTCTATCAAAGCGAAATGAAGGATGATCACCATGGAATTAAGACCCGATATGAAAAGATTTTTTCTGAAAAAGGGGAGAAGATCAAGTATCTAAAGTTTCAATTCATCGGATAA
- a CDS encoding phosphotransferase family protein: MKTELSFESLKSYLETPLSCSSDQIKVSQLSGGYSNLTFLVETPGEKLILRRPPFGEKIAKAHDMGREYRILESLQKADYSKSPRPVLFCDEESVFGASFFLMEFVEGYVLRNKIPDGFNLTEEDFHQLSKNSLDCLIELHGLELENSGLIQLGKPDGYAKRQVEGWSERYFKSKTHELTEIEKTAEWLKAYLPTSEPVGFIHNDFKYDNLVLDPDQKTAIKAVLDWEMAAIGNPLMDLGTSLAYWAQADDPQILKMFNLSHLPGNFTRNDVIEYYASKTGHSLDDIVFYYVFGLFKVAVIAQQIFKRYSQGFASDPRFSALIHVVEAAGKMAQNSIQTQKI, encoded by the coding sequence ATGAAAACTGAATTAAGCTTTGAATCCCTAAAATCCTACTTGGAAACCCCGCTCTCTTGTAGTTCGGATCAGATCAAGGTTTCGCAATTATCCGGTGGCTATTCCAATTTGACTTTTTTGGTGGAAACTCCGGGAGAGAAACTGATCTTACGAAGACCTCCATTTGGGGAAAAGATTGCCAAGGCACATGATATGGGTCGGGAATATCGGATTTTAGAAAGTCTTCAAAAAGCAGACTATTCCAAAAGCCCAAGGCCGGTTTTATTCTGTGATGAAGAGTCTGTTTTTGGAGCTTCTTTTTTTCTTATGGAATTCGTGGAAGGATATGTCTTGCGGAATAAAATTCCCGATGGATTCAATTTAACTGAGGAGGATTTTCATCAACTTTCCAAAAACAGCTTGGATTGTTTGATTGAACTTCATGGTTTAGAACTTGAAAATTCAGGCCTTATACAGCTTGGAAAACCCGATGGCTACGCCAAACGACAAGTGGAAGGTTGGTCTGAACGATACTTCAAATCCAAAACTCATGAGCTGACAGAAATAGAAAAAACAGCGGAATGGCTGAAAGCTTACCTTCCTACTTCCGAACCAGTCGGCTTTATTCACAATGATTTCAAGTATGACAATTTGGTCCTTGACCCAGACCAGAAAACAGCTATTAAAGCTGTCTTGGACTGGGAAATGGCGGCCATTGGCAATCCTTTAATGGATTTAGGAACTAGTTTAGCCTATTGGGCACAAGCGGATGATCCACAAATACTTAAGATGTTCAATCTGAGTCATCTTCCAGGTAATTTCACTCGAAATGATGTGATTGAATATTATGCGTCAAAAACAGGACATTCCTTGGATGATATCGTGTTTTACTACGTCTTCGGACTTTTCAAAGTCGCTGTTATCGCGCAACAAATATTCAAACGATACAGCCAAGGATTTGCGTCAGATCCACGTTTTTCTGCGCTCATTCATGTAGTTGAAGCTGCCGGTAAAATGGCCCAAAATTCAATTCAAACTCAAAAAATTTAA